A single Planctomycetaceae bacterium DNA region contains:
- a CDS encoding amidohydrolase family protein yields MTSFDTCFANPWNELAGARRLHVRWLLRPDDAPLRNVEVVVESGFLTEVRHMPESVSHRADPVVLMPALVNAHTHLEFSDLDTPVSPALPFQDWITSVIQNRRNRSAVSTPLQGLADASIMAGLSESRKFGTLATGEITTQDLSVDLWSRFQQTSTISFRECIGLQPESIQRQIENAQLHLKNGVEGITGLSPHAPYTVHPELFDELIRMASRHCVPVAMHLGETIAERQLLLDATGAFRSFLSERQLWNASAFPASRTLLNYLKPMATLRRALAIHCNYLSEPEMEFLAENPNVAVVFCPRTHQFFQHGSHPWRRLRDAGARVVLGTDSRASNPDLSIWRELLSIVRQHEGARQVSLDGIARHLPMITTDSADALGLNSQHFALQCGQPFHAVAVPMVPETGAIADMPAAVFHCGERIEVRSDN; encoded by the coding sequence ATGACCAGTTTTGATACGTGTTTCGCCAATCCATGGAATGAACTGGCTGGTGCACGGCGATTACATGTTCGATGGTTACTGCGGCCTGACGATGCGCCATTACGAAATGTGGAGGTGGTTGTAGAATCCGGCTTCCTGACTGAGGTTCGGCATATGCCCGAATCTGTGAGTCATCGGGCAGATCCCGTCGTGCTCATGCCTGCTCTTGTGAATGCCCACACGCACCTGGAATTCTCTGACCTGGACACACCGGTCTCTCCCGCCCTTCCATTTCAGGACTGGATTACATCCGTCATTCAGAATCGTCGGAATCGGTCAGCGGTTTCGACCCCACTGCAGGGACTGGCCGATGCGTCGATCATGGCCGGGCTCAGCGAAAGCCGGAAATTCGGTACGCTGGCAACAGGAGAAATTACCACACAGGATCTGTCCGTGGATCTCTGGAGTCGGTTTCAGCAAACATCGACGATCAGCTTTCGTGAATGCATCGGTTTGCAGCCGGAATCCATTCAGAGGCAAATTGAGAACGCGCAACTTCACCTGAAGAATGGTGTCGAAGGAATCACGGGGTTGAGTCCCCACGCGCCCTACACGGTGCATCCTGAGTTGTTCGACGAATTGATCCGGATGGCCTCTCGTCATTGCGTGCCGGTGGCCATGCATTTGGGAGAGACAATCGCGGAACGTCAGTTGCTGCTGGATGCGACGGGGGCATTTCGGAGTTTCCTTTCAGAAAGGCAGTTGTGGAATGCGTCAGCATTTCCAGCCAGTCGAACTCTGCTGAATTATCTGAAGCCCATGGCAACGCTGCGTCGTGCTCTTGCCATCCATTGCAACTATTTGTCAGAGCCGGAAATGGAGTTTCTTGCGGAGAATCCGAATGTTGCAGTTGTCTTCTGTCCGCGGACACATCAATTCTTTCAGCATGGATCACATCCCTGGCGGCGGCTGAGGGATGCCGGTGCAAGAGTTGTTCTGGGAACGGACAGTCGTGCTTCAAACCCGGACCTGAGTATCTGGAGAGAACTGCTGTCCATTGTTCGACAGCATGAAGGTGCCCGTCAGGTGAGCCTGGATGGGATCGCTCGGCACCTGCCTATGATCACAACGGATTCCGCCGATGCGCTGGGCCTGAACTCACAACATTTTGCATTGCAATGCGGTCAACCCTTCCACGCGGTCGCCGTTCCGATGGTTCCTGAAACCGGGGCGATCGCCGACATGCCTGCTGCTGTGTTTCACTGTGGTGAACGAATAGAAGTTCGCTCCGACAATTGA
- the hcp gene encoding hydroxylamine reductase — protein sequence MFCNQCEQTAHGIACCDTGVCGKDPDMQSLQETLLYGVKGMASYAHHARRLGKTDEEVNAFIEEALFATVTNVNFDMGSLLELVLECGRMNLRTMQMLDEGHRESFGEPSPTTVYEGTKPGPGILVTGHDLLDLEDILRQTAGTNINVYTHGEMLPAHAYPKLRAYPNLAGHFGGAWQKQKVEFGQFNGPVVATTNCVLIPWESYRDRLYTTRTTAVPGGKRITTRDFSEVIECAKKCEPLREMKTGESTVGFHHGAILGVADRIVEAVKSGEIKHFFLIGGCDGAEPGRNWYSQFAQNAPQDSIILTLGCGKYRIRNHDYGTVAGLPRFLDMGQCNDAYGAIQVASALASAFNCGVNDLPLSIVLSWFEQKAVAVLLTLLYLDVKGIRIGPAKPAFLSDNVMQLLKDKYDLKLIDGNPLVQLKAALA from the coding sequence ATGTTTTGTAATCAGTGCGAACAAACGGCTCACGGAATTGCTTGCTGCGACACCGGTGTCTGCGGAAAAGACCCGGATATGCAGTCGTTGCAGGAGACATTGCTCTACGGTGTGAAAGGGATGGCATCGTATGCTCATCATGCTCGCCGACTGGGTAAGACGGATGAGGAGGTGAATGCGTTTATTGAAGAGGCGCTTTTTGCGACCGTCACGAATGTGAACTTCGACATGGGGAGTCTGCTGGAACTGGTGCTGGAATGTGGCCGAATGAATCTGCGTACGATGCAGATGCTGGACGAAGGTCACCGCGAATCTTTTGGGGAACCATCACCAACAACGGTTTACGAAGGGACAAAACCCGGGCCTGGCATACTGGTGACGGGACACGATTTGCTGGACCTTGAAGATATTCTCAGGCAAACGGCCGGTACCAATATCAACGTCTACACCCATGGCGAAATGCTGCCAGCCCATGCCTATCCGAAGCTGAGAGCCTACCCGAACCTTGCCGGACATTTTGGAGGAGCGTGGCAAAAGCAAAAAGTAGAATTTGGTCAGTTCAATGGCCCGGTCGTTGCCACAACCAACTGTGTGCTGATTCCCTGGGAGTCTTATCGAGATCGATTATACACGACGCGAACGACCGCCGTTCCCGGTGGGAAACGTATCACAACACGGGATTTCAGCGAGGTCATTGAGTGTGCGAAGAAGTGCGAACCGCTCAGAGAGATGAAGACAGGTGAATCCACCGTTGGATTTCACCATGGCGCGATCCTGGGAGTGGCAGACAGGATTGTCGAAGCGGTCAAGTCCGGTGAGATAAAACACTTCTTCCTGATTGGCGGATGCGACGGAGCAGAACCAGGGCGTAACTGGTATTCACAGTTCGCACAAAACGCACCGCAGGATTCCATCATCCTGACGTTGGGGTGTGGCAAGTATCGCATTCGAAATCATGACTATGGCACCGTGGCCGGGCTTCCGAGATTTCTGGACATGGGGCAATGCAATGACGCATACGGTGCCATTCAGGTTGCTTCAGCTCTTGCATCGGCCTTCAACTGCGGCGTGAATGATCTGCCTCTGAGCATTGTACTCAGCTGGTTCGAACAGAAGGCGGTTGCCGTGTTGCTCACCCTGCTCTATCTGGATGTCAAAGGGATCCGGATTGGCCCGGCCAAGCCAGCCTTTTTGTCCGACAACGTGATGCAGCTGTTGAAAGACAAGTACGATCTGAAGCTGATTGATGGAAATCCGCTTGTTCAGCTGAAAGCCGCTCTGGCATAG
- a CDS encoding MMPL family transporter: MKQQYIQILINFPRTALTGWLILSAVLTTGCLWLKFDFSPESVYSGQDEIVAFCNRHKQLFRFEDSVCLVVLESTDGRSLLRGDCFRWLDEFCASVSHVDNVEHVSSLATLQRPRIDLNAALRDTPVNDPIRWGPLLTASDLSTDERISERLDRLPLLNDLLISDDRTLLLTVVTLDSSLRGIGMITPPVEAIEQIIHQSQLPSATRVRLSGVPPIRIDIIRSLERDQTMMVPICAFMFVVVSAIMFRSLIMTSLSLLAVMLAVGNTVGLMGWTGQPFNLLSNVVPPLALIIAAANAVHIVNRFQKLIGAGNRPVREVTLEVMNEMSVTCFLTLATTAIGFGSLLLARSELLRTLAIQASVSMLFSYCSLIIVLTSGLTIAGDHLRLQAHRAAARASQRYTQLRKVTGRVAPVFDAGWAWIIRNAVVVVVLHVILAGATLWWVRDMQVNSFIFETYEADNPAMETVHLLDEKLSGIISLEVQIQAEDPDEFFSPEVASGLQQFRKQMSEDRRVTFYRDYLQVLAAIDARSMSDDPGIAAAALRRIRRVTNRYDLTPITRDFLSEPEKSARIMMRVHDVGSAGLKELIADVELRLRRNMPATLGCHVTGDAALHAVCMDEFVRDLFVSLIAASGVIFALIAVLFRSIRTGLVASVPNLFPLVMTVGWMQLRGFELTAGNVIVFAISLGIAVDDTIHFLARFRQESELTGNRQKAVWQTILTSRKAIVLTSILIVCGLSVLFCSDFVPTRRFAELTAITMLAALPGDLVLLPALLALFGRCRGPADSPPELTLAGR, from the coding sequence ATGAAACAGCAGTACATTCAGATCCTGATCAACTTCCCCCGCACCGCACTCACTGGCTGGTTGATACTGTCAGCCGTCCTGACGACAGGATGCTTGTGGCTGAAGTTCGATTTTTCCCCGGAATCTGTCTATTCCGGACAGGATGAAATCGTCGCATTCTGCAACAGACATAAACAGCTGTTCCGTTTTGAAGACAGCGTCTGCCTGGTGGTTCTTGAATCAACAGACGGACGTTCCCTCCTTCGAGGTGACTGTTTTCGATGGCTGGATGAATTCTGCGCTTCGGTGAGTCACGTCGACAATGTTGAGCATGTCTCGTCACTGGCGACGCTGCAGCGTCCACGGATCGATCTGAATGCAGCGTTGCGGGACACTCCTGTCAATGACCCGATCCGATGGGGGCCCCTGCTGACTGCGTCCGACCTTTCGACGGACGAGAGAATCAGCGAACGTCTCGATCGCCTTCCATTGCTGAACGATTTGCTAATCAGCGATGACCGAACACTCCTGCTGACAGTCGTCACACTGGATTCCAGTCTCCGCGGTATAGGGATGATTACGCCGCCGGTCGAAGCAATCGAACAGATCATTCACCAAAGCCAACTCCCCTCCGCAACGCGCGTGCGACTGAGTGGAGTGCCACCGATACGCATTGACATTATTCGCAGCCTCGAGCGCGATCAAACAATGATGGTGCCCATCTGTGCGTTCATGTTCGTCGTCGTCTCAGCCATTATGTTTCGAAGCCTGATAATGACTTCACTATCGCTTCTGGCCGTAATGCTGGCCGTTGGCAATACAGTCGGTTTGATGGGCTGGACGGGCCAGCCTTTCAATCTGCTGAGCAACGTCGTTCCCCCATTGGCTTTGATTATCGCTGCCGCCAATGCCGTGCACATCGTCAATCGCTTCCAAAAACTAATCGGTGCTGGAAATCGCCCTGTCAGGGAGGTCACGCTGGAAGTCATGAATGAAATGTCGGTGACCTGTTTCCTGACGCTGGCCACCACCGCCATCGGGTTTGGGAGTCTGCTTCTGGCTCGATCAGAGTTGCTCAGGACGCTGGCCATTCAGGCATCTGTTTCAATGCTTTTCAGCTACTGTAGTCTCATCATCGTACTCACGTCCGGCCTGACAATTGCCGGTGACCATCTGCGTTTGCAGGCACATAGAGCCGCAGCCCGGGCAAGTCAACGATATACCCAACTCAGGAAAGTCACTGGCCGAGTTGCCCCTGTCTTCGATGCTGGCTGGGCATGGATCATCCGGAACGCTGTCGTAGTCGTTGTTCTGCATGTGATTCTTGCCGGCGCGACTTTGTGGTGGGTGCGCGATATGCAGGTCAATTCTTTCATCTTCGAAACCTATGAAGCTGACAACCCTGCCATGGAAACAGTGCATCTGCTGGATGAAAAGCTCTCTGGAATCATCTCTCTGGAAGTACAGATTCAGGCAGAGGACCCGGATGAATTCTTTTCTCCCGAGGTTGCGTCCGGCCTGCAACAATTCCGAAAGCAGATGTCAGAAGATCGTCGAGTCACATTTTATCGGGATTACCTTCAGGTACTCGCAGCAATTGACGCGAGATCAATGTCCGATGATCCCGGAATCGCCGCCGCCGCACTCAGAAGAATCCGCAGAGTTACGAACCGCTATGATCTCACTCCAATCACAAGGGACTTCCTTTCAGAACCAGAGAAATCAGCACGCATAATGATGCGGGTACATGATGTTGGCAGCGCTGGACTCAAGGAGCTGATTGCCGATGTAGAGCTGCGGCTGCGCCGGAATATGCCAGCCACGCTGGGGTGCCATGTCACTGGTGACGCGGCTTTACACGCCGTCTGTATGGATGAATTTGTGCGGGACCTGTTCGTGTCACTGATTGCTGCGTCCGGCGTTATTTTCGCATTGATTGCGGTGTTGTTTCGCTCCATCCGAACTGGACTTGTGGCTTCTGTACCCAACCTTTTTCCACTGGTCATGACAGTTGGATGGATGCAACTACGCGGATTTGAGCTGACCGCTGGTAACGTGATTGTCTTCGCCATCAGCCTTGGGATCGCGGTCGACGATACGATCCATTTCCTGGCACGATTCCGGCAGGAATCCGAGCTTACGGGAAACCGTCAGAAAGCAGTCTGGCAAACCATACTCACCAGCCGAAAAGCGATAGTCCTGACGAGCATCCTGATTGTGTGTGGCCTGAGCGTGTTATTCTGTTCCGACTTCGTTCCCACTCGACGTTTTGCCGAATTGACCGCCATCACGATGCTGGCTGCATTGCCCGGTGACCTGGTTCTGCTGCCCGCCTTACTTGCCCTGTTTGGCAGATGCCGCGGTCCGGCAGATTCGCCACCCGAACTCACTCTGGCCGGACGCTGA